In one Ictalurus punctatus breed USDA103 chromosome 19, Coco_2.0, whole genome shotgun sequence genomic region, the following are encoded:
- the LOC128635382 gene encoding antigen WC1.1-like, with amino-acid sequence MCMCNPGPRSIRLVGSGGDCAGRLEVFHSGSWGTVCDDSWDIEDAQVVCRQLQCGVALSTHIPAWFGPGTGSIWLNEVECEGNETSLWNCRFQLCEEGECGHQEDVGVVCSEFKEIRLTEGCEGNLEVFYNGTWGNVCHNQMELETVDMVCRELNCGRREHLDSARARVESAPDWMDYLKCRKHDSNLWQCPSSPWGQNRCDNRDEVARITCTDEGKSLRTQEKCSSFPSQKHCSKHWSLRLSGGEGSCSGRLEVYHNATWGSVCDDQWNIRNAQVVCRQLGCGLALSADRNVSSGPGEGTIWLNRVKCRGDEIHLWDCHHSLKNHTDCSHAGVTCADVSTTTPITTTTTTTTTTSVSYQDPLLCF; translated from the exons atgtgtatgtgtaaccCAGGCCCCAGGTCCATCAGGCTGGTTGGTTCTGGGGGAGACTGTGCAGGAAGGCTGGAGGTTTTCCACAGCGGCTCGTGGGGGACAGTGTGTGATGACTCGTGGGATATTGAGGATGCGCAGGTGGTGTGCAGACAGCTGCAGTGTGGAGTGGCCCTCAGTACCCACATACCAGCCTGGTTTGGTCCTGGAACTGGGTCCATATGGCTGAATGAGGTGGAGTGTGAGGGGAACGAGACGTCCCTGTGGAACTGCAGATTTCAGCTGTGTGAAGAGGGTGAATGTGGACACCAGGAGGACGTAGGAGTCGTGTGCTCAG AGTTTAAAGAGATCCGACTCACGGAGGGCTGTGAGGGGAATCTGGAAGTGTTCTACAATGGAACCTGGGGTAATGTGTGTCACAATCAGATGGAGTTAGAAACAGTAGATATGGTGTGTCGAGAGCTGAACTGTGGAAGACGTGAACATTTGGACTCGGCCAGAGCGAGAGTCGAATCTGCTCCTGACTGGATGGATTATCTGAAGTGTAGGAAACACGACTCTAATCTGTGGCAGTGTCCATCTTCACCCTGGGGACAGAACAGATGTGATAATCGTGATGAGGTGGCTCGTATTACCTGCACAG atgAGGGAAAGTCTCTACGTACACAAGAAAAGTGCTCTTCATTTCCCTCTCAGAAACACTGCTCAA agcaCTGGTCTCTCAGGCTGAGTGGAGGAGAGGGAAGCTGCTCtgggaggttggaggtgtaTCATAACGCTACGTGGGGCTCCGTTTGTGATGATCAGTGGAACATCAGGAACGCTCAGGTGGTGTGCAGACAGCTGGGCTGTGGGTTGGCGCTGAGTGCTGATAGGAATGTTAGTTCTGGTCCTGGTGAAGGGACTATCTGGCTGAACAGAGTGAAGTGTCGAGGGGATGAGATTCACCTGTGGGACTGTCATCATTCCCTGAAGAACCACACTGACTGCTCTCATGCTGGAGTCACCTGTGCAG ACGTGTCCACTACTAcacccatcaccaccaccaccaccaccaccaccaccacatcaG TGTCGTATCAAGATCCTCTTCTGTGTTTTTAA